The following DNA comes from Saccharomyces cerevisiae S288C chromosome XIII, complete sequence.
ATCTCCTTCATCATAATGCCCTTCCGGTTGTGGTTGATCTTTTTTATCTGAATATGAACCAGCCATACTAAGAGTTCTGGCTAATGTAATGGCATCATTGTCGGTTAGTCCTGCACTATTTGAGATCTTTGTCAGTTCTTCAGTTATATCTCTTAACGACACTGGTctctcttttattttggaGATTCTTTCTTCGACTTTATTTACTGTTTCAGAGGCACTGTCTCCCTTATTATCGTCATCTTCGTTATCATCAAACTCTGTATATGACCTCCGCAATGTTGAAGGCCTTCGTATTAGTGACGCGTTTCCATGCCTTGACAGCCCCCTGTTCAAGTTGATAGTGTTGTTCTCCTTATTTTCATATGATTGTGATTCTTTATCCTCCCCATTATCCTCAATATCGTTATTTTCATTGCTATTCCCATCATTATCTTCACCATTGTCGCTTAGTTGTATATTTTGTAAAGTATCTTGTACAAGCTCTAGGAAATTATCAGGCTTAACGTTAGGGTGTTGATTGGCGGGAACCCATAataagtttttctttaatacGTTAGCATTTAATTTCCTGGATGGAGAGTGAacacctttttttatacCTAAGTAGTTACCTTGTTTAGTCTTATTGGAGGATTCTATCCCTGAGTTACCCCTCCCATGCAAGTTCTCTAGCGGAGTTGGATCGCTATATCGTGTGTTATTAACGGTGGTTGTGTCACTTGGCATTGACGCAGAACTGGATGTCGTGCCAGACCATGATCGTCTCCCACTAGATTCCCCACCGAATTTTATATCTAATTCTGGATCAATAAGTAAATCCATTGACCCAATCGACAATCTTTTTAGGTTTTTTACGCTGCGGATTTCATTGTCAAGGGACTGTGCAGCAATCAAAACTTCAGACTTCCGTTTATCCCTTTGACTAGCGATCGCCTTATCGCTTGATGTAGTACGCAGCATGCTCTCGTTATCTCTATTGGACATTATAAAAGACAGCTAAATTCTCCtttgaattgaaaatatgtaACCCACAAAACAAACCAAAACTAACTAAGACCTTAAATTCTAGGAGACCAAATAAAAAccttaaaaaaagaaaaacgtCGAAACCTATTAGATGCCACCTTCTCTCTACTCTTAGATCTGACAACTTCAATACCACTGACACGAACGACTTGTTATTGAGTCCGTAATACAAAGTATAGGTACTTTATAGTCCTCCAAATTCTTTCACCAAAACACCAAAACTCGATTTTTTCACTCTTCCGTAACAAAAGCCCGGTCGCTCGATAGAATTCCATAATAGTAGTGAAAAAAGGTTATAGTACATAGGAAATTTTAAACGGTATACAAGTACGTAAAAAAGGCTAAAGGGTTATTCTATAACCAGGAGTTCCTACCAGAGTTTGTAAGGTATCCTTCAGGGATATTAATCCAAGGACCAGCAGTGCGAAGTAGCACTTATTCCAGATTGAGACCAATTTGGAAATGCGTCCAGCTTTCTTGTCTACTACTGTGAAATGTAAATTCAATCTTGAAGGACCAGGAAACCCCATGATATTGCAAAGGGCATGCAGGATTATGCAGCACCATAGGTTCCCGCCTGTTCTTACGAATACAAACTTGGTTAACCCTCCAAAAAGTGTTGTGTATAAAATTTGGAAGCATGTTGTCAGCAGAATGGAAACAGTTGTCATGGAGCCTTCCTGTAATTGCTCATAAGCATGGTGTGCGTGCGCAAGTCCAAAAAAAAGCGATGGTTGCCAAAATAACTGTTGATAGCTTAGTTGCGAATGCGGTATTAGGTTTAAGTACGTAGTCAAAAGCATTGACGTGTAAAATATTTCCTCAGTTATTGGtgcaaatataaaattcCTGAAACTCCAAATATTCAGGAATTCATGGTAAAAATCTTCAAGTATAGAGCTCTTTGGATTTAATAAATGATATAATACAAAATCTAAAACGGGTCCACAATATAAGGTCAATAACATCGCAACACATTTCGTTAAGTCTTTCACGAACTGGCTGAATTGCCAAGGGTTTGGCAATGCAGCGTAATAACCTGGGATAATACCTAAGCCTAAAAATGCGTCCTTGAAACTTATATGTGAAGTGGTACTAGATAATTGAGATTGTAAAAAAGGCACCAAAAAAAGGTTGGAAATTAGCATAATTGTAAGTTTTTGCATGCGAGATTTAATCGTTCGAGGATTATCTCGTTTAGACCCTTCTGGTTGTGAAGTTGCATATAGCGGTAGCACATAGGATATGGAGATGTATAGGAGCACTAGAAATGTTGAGAATTGTAGCATTGCTGTTCTGGTTCTCTCTATGACAGACAGTCAGTAGTCAAAGCATCAATTTATTtcgttttatttttcttgacaaagaaaattctatGTTTTGTTCCTGAAATCTCGATATTTTAGTAACTTAAAATAAAGGtaataaaatcatcaaaGGTTTTCCATCCAGTggtccaaaaaaaaaaaaatacagaaGCAACAAAAGAGCACCAGAAAATGcattttaaaagaattttattaataatagGGAATACAAAGGACGCGATAAATACCTTCATCTATAAGCAAACCATACatatatctatatctataagaaaagtaacgagaattttttctaatgtttttttattttgtcaCTTGCCTAACAGAAATAGGGATATCAATCTTCGCTACGCCAAGAtggttttcaaatttaatcATTACTCGAACGCAATAAAACCTACAACATAGGCAGCTTTCAAAACTTGGAATTAAAGTTTCCTTAATGTCCTTATTAAATTCCAAGTTCACATTAATGTCTCGTTTGTACTGTAAAGGAGCAATCCTAACCCATTTATGAACAATCTGGTCTGTAAATTTCAGGGAAGTAGACGAGCTACCGCTAGGTAAAAATAAACTACTCTTGGATGAAGAAGTTACTGGCGTTAATGACGCTGAACTGGGCGACGATGAACTACCGTTACCTGTGTGCGATATTGAATCCTCAGATAATGCGTGCTTTGAGTGTTGTTTTAGGGTACTGACCtgttttttaaaaatgttgGATAAGTTGTGAACACTAACTTTCAAGTTGCAAATGCTTTCGATATCGTTAAACAGCTGTGAAGTAATAAAATCTGTAAATTTCAGTTCCTTTGGCCTACGGTCTCCCCTATTCATATTATATAACTCATttaattcaagaaaattcttGTTGAACTTGGTTTCATATTcacaaatttttgaatggAAATCATCGTACAAAGCTTTGATGCTTGTCAGCTTCTCTTTGTTCATCAACAGTTCAGAATTGAGTTTTATTGGGATAGAATTATCAGATTTAGCAGTTATACATATCAGTTCTGTGGTAATCGATTGAATTTCTGGCGGATCATGAGGTAAGCTATTATCGGATTCTATGCAAGTCAATTGTAAATCAAGTTTTTCCAATGGTTTTTTTACGTCTTCCGGAATCAACTCAGACAATCTCACCCAATTTTCTTGGTCGTGTTTACTCTTagattcaaaaacattGGTCTTTCTCAATAATGAGGGAGCCCAATATGGTAGGCCCTGTTTTGGAATTTTCGCCTTTACTAGTATTAGCCCTGTCCTTTCTTTATTTCCCGTTAAATCATGATTATTCTTTCCCGCATTTGAGGAAGAGGACATTGAGCTGGAACTGCTGTTTAAAAAATGAGAGAAGTTCAGAAATGAGGAGGAATTGGATTTGTTTTTCAGTTTATATTTTAGTTCACTTTCAACAAAGGGACCCCAAGCTCTGGAAGTATCGGTATTATGACCACTATTTCCACTGCGGCCATTGTCCAAATCGTGGCCCAACTTCAAATCGTTATAGTTGACTAAATAGTTATTTCTGTTCTTAATGTGCAGTTGGTCCAATTTCCTCTGCAAAATTTCTTGGGAGTCTGATTCAATAGAATCATCAATGGTACCACTCAAGTCTGCACCGTGAATGTCGCGGTTCGTTATGggttcttttttctctaatCTCTGAAAGATTTTTCTAAGAGCATCCAACCTTTCCTGCACTAGTTTGGTGATATCATTCAGCTGACTCATAGTGGTTCTTTCTCCGACGACATTGGCGTCAAAACCAAAAGGGATTACTCTTAGATTATATTCTCTTTCCTTCATAATATACAGTTTAGAGGCCTTTTGATCTTTACCGACAATCCTTGCATCAATAGTGTAATTGATCGAAAGGTTGTCATCAGACATATCGTTAGTTAAGATGGGGGAGCCCTTTGTACCTAAATGACCGCACCCAAGTACCCTATTGACTTTGATACCGGAATATTTGCAATTGTTCCTATATTTATCAATACCAAAACTGGGAGGTAACAAACAATGAGAGAAATGCTCCTGCTTACAAGTGACATCTAGCAATTGCAGTGgcaatttgaaaatgaagaatttcttGTACTTGACTCCGGGTTCCAGAACCCGGCTATTGTTTAGCCCAAATACAGAACCATCGTAGTCAACATCTGCGGGAATGAAGTCCACACCGGACCCCAGTGCTATTTTCGAGTATGACCAAGAAGCGCTCAAGTCTACCATCCTTAAAAACCGTTTAATCGTTCTTTTACTCTTTACTTTATCAATAATGGAAATGTAAGACTCTAAAGTGACATAGAACATTTCAAACTTTAGGTTTGCTTGAGATTTGTTTTCAATAGTGATAAAACCATGAATCAAATCCCCCGACGTATACTCTTTCAAAATGGACTCCTCCTCCGGCTTCACGTGTGGTATAGGTGCATGCTTCGTCGTCTTGATGGTGATTTCGATGGGTGTGGACATTTTTGGTAAAGTGTACAATTTGTCGATGAAAATGTTGTCTGTATCGTTCAAGTCATCAAGTATGGGAGGTATATCCAGTGAATCTTCATCGACAGCGGTTGATTGATGTGCTGCAATACTGTGATGTTCGGTTCGAAGGGGAATTAAGTTTTCTAAATTTGATGTTGACGAAGAACGTGTGGCACCCAATGCGTCAGTGGACAATGATTGATGTGAGAGATCAGCGCTCGAGCCCGCAGCACCTGTTGCAGTAGAATTATTGGCCTCTTGGTATGAAGGTGGGAAATCATGCCTATCTGGATCGACGTTGCCCTGCGGAATGTGCCTATGCAGGGTATTGTACATCTCAAATGAGGGCAGTACATCAACAACATTGTTGATATCTCCGTCGGTCAAGGACCTTCCGGTCTCGACGGGGGTCGCATTTGCAGTTGATCTTCTCAAAGGAGAACGATTACCTCCAGCAGGCGTTCCGGTGGAAGGAGCATGCGAATGAGAATGTGCTAGTTCGGGACGTCTTAGTCCAAGGATCCCCGTAGCAGACGCGCTTCTTATCCATGATTTTGGAGAGTGTAACGACGGTGACCTCGAACTGCCTTTACCACCCTCTTGTTTCTGCCTACCACGCCCCCTTGTGTTTGCATTAACGTTCATAGTTGTCGAACTATTTGCGGTAAAATCAGATCGTTGAGGACGCAGCAAAGGCTTCCTCTTCGGTGGAAACCCCGAATCGTTCAAATCTTTGGCCATTTAGCGTACGATATACCTGTTGACACACACGAACAGTCTCTTTTCGCCCTTGCTAAGAGCTTCTTTCCATAATCACTATGCGGCTCTTCATTGCAATActtttatcattattaaaATAGCCTCTGAGAGCGGGTCACGGCCCGCTGAAGGGAAAGAACAATTTAAAGCCAGTTTTAAGTTCAATCCACCGATGGACGAGAGGCAAATAAGACGGATCAAAGACACCGAATCATTCTAGCACGATAATGTCGTTGAATATACATATCAAGTCAGGACAAGACAAGTGGGAAGTAAATGTGGCACCTGAAAGCACAGTGTTGCAATTCAAGGAGGCGATAAACAAAGCGAACGGTAT
Coding sequences within:
- the RCE1 gene encoding CAAX prenyl protease (Type II CAAX prenyl protease; involved in the proteolysis and maturation of Ras and the a-factor mating pheromone) — protein: MLQFSTFLVLLYISISYVLPLYATSQPEGSKRDNPRTIKSRMQKLTIMLISNLFLVPFLQSQLSSTTSHISFKDAFLGLGIIPGYYAALPNPWQFSQFVKDLTKCVAMLLTLYCGPVLDFVLYHLLNPKSSILEDFYHEFLNIWSFRNFIFAPITEEIFYTSMLLTTYLNLIPHSQLSYQQLFWQPSLFFGLAHAHHAYEQLQEGSMTTVSILLTTCFQILYTTLFGGLTKFVFVRTGGNLWCCIILHALCNIMGFPGPSRLNLHFTVVDKKAGRISKLVSIWNKCYFALLVLGLISLKDTLQTLVGTPGYRITL
- the BUL1 gene encoding ubiquitin-ubiquitin ligase BUL1 (Alpha-arrestin, component of the Rsp5p E3-ubiquitin ligase complex; ubiquitin-binding adaptor involved in down-regulation of general amino acid transporter Gap1p upon shift to preferred nitrogen source; involved in lactate transporter Jen1p endocytosis; BUL1 has a paralog, BUL2, that arose from the whole genome duplication), with the protein product MAKDLNDSGFPPKRKPLLRPQRSDFTANSSTTMNVNANTRGRGRQKQEGGKGSSRSPSLHSPKSWIRSASATGILGLRRPELAHSHSHAPSTGTPAGGNRSPLRRSTANATPVETGRSLTDGDINNVVDVLPSFEMYNTLHRHIPQGNVDPDRHDFPPSYQEANNSTATGAAGSSADLSHQSLSTDALGATRSSSTSNLENLIPLRTEHHSIAAHQSTAVDEDSLDIPPILDDLNDTDNIFIDKLYTLPKMSTPIEITIKTTKHAPIPHVKPEEESILKEYTSGDLIHGFITIENKSQANLKFEMFYVTLESYISIIDKVKSKRTIKRFLRMVDLSASWSYSKIALGSGVDFIPADVDYDGSVFGLNNSRVLEPGVKYKKFFIFKLPLQLLDVTCKQEHFSHCLLPPSFGIDKYRNNCKYSGIKVNRVLGCGHLGTKGSPILTNDMSDDNLSINYTIDARIVGKDQKASKLYIMKEREYNLRVIPFGFDANVVGERTTMSQLNDITKLVQERLDALRKIFQRLEKKEPITNRDIHGADLSGTIDDSIESDSQEILQRKLDQLHIKNRNNYLVNYNDLKLGHDLDNGRSGNSGHNTDTSRAWGPFVESELKYKLKNKSNSSSFLNFSHFLNSSSSSMSSSSNAGKNNHDLTGNKERTGLILVKAKIPKQGLPYWAPSLLRKTNVFESKSKHDQENWVRLSELIPEDVKKPLEKLDLQLTCIESDNSLPHDPPEIQSITTELICITAKSDNSIPIKLNSELLMNKEKLTSIKALYDDFHSKICEYETKFNKNFLELNELYNMNRGDRRPKELKFTDFITSQLFNDIESICNLKVSVHNLSNIFKKQVSTLKQHSKHALSEDSISHTGNGSSSSPSSASLTPVTSSSKSSLFLPSGSSSTSLKFTDQIVHKWVRIAPLQYKRDINVNLEFNKDIKETLIPSFESCLCCRFYCVRVMIKFENHLGVAKIDIPISVRQVTK